A region of Labeo rohita strain BAU-BD-2019 chromosome 2, IGBB_LRoh.1.0, whole genome shotgun sequence DNA encodes the following proteins:
- the LOC127177260 gene encoding probable G-protein coupled receptor 148 produces the protein MTDSDIVNISVKWYSIMKSSHMDLFLIPTVLLTSVTLLVNPVLSLCILCFPSLRQETRYLLLANMLFADMLFLAINLAMVSCNSVGLYMPYWLCEFMMVSMVMTYSTSVFTVTLMVVDTYVAVRWPLRYKEILPPSRARKIIMGLWVMAAVCPISLLVMFQVVMGSDKKERPVCLMLIALYSLEQKMKVGVHLYFIIGISLCTILIVYCYIHLYIITKTSGIWRSRYSRARMTLLAHTLLLMMYFIPALVFAIELALLKDKTQIQDSNSDKVGVWINLVNMCVLMLLPRCCTPYLYILRYREIYKTVQQVLWKKRYQSQSVTY, from the coding sequence ATGACTGATTCTGACATTGTCAACATCTCTGTGAAGTGGTACAGCATAATGAAGAGCAGTCACATGGATCTGTTCCTCATCCCCACAGTTCTGCTAACCTCCGTTACACTGCTGGTCAACCCTGTTCTGTCCCTCTGCATACTGTGTTTTCCTTCGCTACGTCAAGAGACCCGCTACCTGCTCCTTGCTAACATGCTCTTCGCAGATATGCTCTTCCTCGCCATAAACCTTGCGATGGTCTCCTGCAATTCTGTGGGCCTGTACATGCCCTACTGGTTGTGTGAGTTTATGATGGTGAGCATGGTAATGACATACAGCACCTCCGTGTTCACGGTCACGTTGATGGTCGTGGACACATACGTGGCAGTACGTTGGCCGTTACGTTACAAAGAGATTCTCCCACCATCTCGGGCCAGGAAGATAATCATGGGCTTGTGGGTGATGGCCGCAGTGTGTCCCATCTCTTTGCTCGTGATGTTTCAGGTGGTCATGGGCAGTGATAAGAAGGAACGTCCAGTGTGTTTGATGTTGATTGCACTGTATTCGTTGGAACAGAAGATGAAGGTTGGCGTTCATTTGTACTTCATCATTGGCATCAGCCTCTGCACTATTCTCATTGTGTACTGTTATATCCATCTCTACATCATCACCAAGACTTCTGGGATATGGCGTAGTCGGTACTCTCGTGCGCGTATGACGCTTCTGGCACACACTCTGTTGCTCATGATGTATTTTATACCCGCGTTGGTCTTTGCCATCGAGCTGGCTCTTTTAAAGGACAAAACTCAGATTCAAGATTCAAACTCAGATAAAGTGGGAGTGTGGATTAACTTGGTGAACATGTGCGTTTTGATGCTGTTGCCACGCTGTTGCACTCCTTACCTGTACATCCTGCGCTATCGAGAGATTTACAAGACTGTCCAGCAGGTGTTGTGGAAAAAGAGATACCAAAGTC